In Nematostella vectensis chromosome 2, jaNemVect1.1, whole genome shotgun sequence, one genomic interval encodes:
- the LOC116613497 gene encoding protein lin-32 yields the protein MKVKEEKFDFEYCPEDHDATSLSSGSDQTELSPPPNDIDADSAESGESGQNGTQQKKRKRRRKRMLTGVSRQRRAANERERRRIQGVNRAFVELKNSLPVSHMDISKIDILRVAAQWIDHLSELLHQDDQAKSEAGDFTRLSSRLYEDHDLYRLLENGALTSEDDDLLDDFLQIDECIDSSITSGIADRFTTADSWTTWQQPSGGSSGLCIHTEEPYLQSLLYDNAITANYLSSPLVDLADHL from the exons ATGAAAGTAAAAGAAGAGAAGTTCGACTTTGAGTATTGCCCCGAGGACCACGATGCAACCTCACTATCGTCAGGCTCTGATCAGACCGAGCTCTCGCCACCACCGAACGATATAGACGCGGACAGTGCAGAGAGTGGAGAGAGCGGCCAAAACGGCACGCAGCAGAAGAAGCGAAAGAGGCGCAGAAAGCGAATGCTTACAGGCGTCAGTAGGCAGCGGCGTGCGGCGAACGAGCGTGAAAGAAGGCGCATTCAGGGGGTAAATAGAGCTTTTGTTGAGTTGAAAAACTCCCTGCCAGTATCACACATGGACATATCCAAAATTGATATCTTACGAGTGGCAGCGCAGTGGATAGATCACCTAAGTGAGCTGTTGCATCAGGACGACCAAGCGAAGTCAGAGGCAGGTGACTTCACCAGGCTGTCTTCAAGATTGTACGAAGACCACGACTTGTACAGATTGCTAGAGAATGGTGCCTTAACCAGCGAGGATGACGACCTACTTGACGACTTCCTACAAATTGATG AGTGCATCGACAGTTCTATTACGTCTGGCATTGCGGATAGATTCACTACGGCTG ATAGTTGGACCACATGGCAGCAACCGAGTGGAGGTAGCAGTGGACTTTGTATTCACACGGAAGAACCATACCTACAGTCGCTCCTTTACGACAATGCTATCACAGCAAACTACTTGAGCTCGCCGCTGGTGGACCTGGCGGATCACCTGTAA